DNA from Pirellulales bacterium:
GGCGGCAATGCGTCCCTCGACTTGTTCGGGCGCCATGTAGCCCGGCGTGCCGAGCGCGACTCCCGTGATCGTCTCGTTGCTGGTCGTGCCTTCGAGCTTTGCCAATCCAAAGTCGCCCAGCTTTGGCACGAACGGGAGGACGTCCCCGGCGGCAGCCTCGCTGTCGACCATCGGGCTGCAGTCATCAAGCAGCACGTTACTCGGCTTGATATCGCGGTGCAGGACTCCTTGCGAATGAGAGTATTGCATGGCATCGGCCAGCTGCGCGATAAGTTGCGCCGCTTGCCGCGGACTCAGCGGCTCGCGCCGGGTGTGCAGCCATTGCGCCAACGTCGGTCCGGAACAAAAGGCCGACGCGATGTAACCCACGCTCCCCGCTTCGCCGACTTCGTAGACCGAAACCAGGTTCGGATGCGTCAATCGCGCCGCCGCCCGCGCTTCGAGCAAAAAGCGGCGCCGCAGGGCCGAAGAGAGTAGGGCTTCGCGGCGTGGCACTTTCAAGGCGACCTGCCGCTTCAGCACCGGGTCGAACGCCAATAGCACCACGCCATGCCCACCGACACCCAGTTCGCGTTGAATGAGAAAGCGGCCCAAATGCTGCGGCGCCTTGCACTGCCCGTGCAGGGCAGACAGCACGTCTTCCAGCGGGTCGGTCGTCGTCTGAAGGGCCGGCGTGTCGCCGCCATTGAGGGGCAACATTTCGTCGTCGCGTGCCTCGCCGATAGTCGCCATGAGCTCGAGCAAATGCTTGCCGCGCGCTAATTGATCTGCGAGGTCGCCGGGAGCCGCGTCTTGCTCTGCCGCCTCCGGAATCGGCGTTCCTTCGGCAAGCGCTTGCTGATACTCGACCAACCGACCGAGCAGCCGTTCCTCATCAGGGCTAAGGTCGTCGAGTTCGTTGGCGATATCCATCGAGCGGCCCCCAACGCGTGGCACAACGTTCAATTCGCAAGGTGGAAACGGGCGCAGGGAAGCCTTCGACGATTCATGACGTTTAAGATCGACATCCGTCGGCACGCTCGAGGTAGGTTTGCCCCGGTCCTTAGCGCCTGCGCCAACACATGGCCGCGCGATGTCGAAGTGCGTGCTGCGAAACCTACGGTGCGAGTTAGCTCGCGCGAGCGATCCTGCAGGTCCGGCGCTCAGCTACTGGTTGGGGCAGTTCAGATGGCCACCCTTGACTCAACCGGGGCCGCGCCGCTGCAAAAAAACGCTTCCTCGCAGGTAAGAAGACACCCCAACACCGCAACCGAGAGTATCCGCCCGGGCCTACGCGAAAGCAAGCATTTTGACCGACGCATTCCGGCGCGGCGATATCATTCGAACGGGTGGTTCGCTGGCCGTAGCGACGCATTCTCCGCACGGCTACGATAGTGCCCAATCCTCTTCACGCACCGCGTCGCCAGGCGAGCCCCGATGGAAGAAGCCAAGCTGCACGATCCCGACGCGCTAGACGATGCCAACATCGCCGATCCGCCGCACAATCTGTGGAGCGCCTTTCGCAAGATTGGTCCCGGCATCATCCTGGCCGGCAGCATCATTGGCTCGGGCGAGCTGCTCTTGACCACCGCGCTGGGTGCCAAGTACGGCTTCGTGTTTCTGTGGCTGATCCTGTTCAGCTGCGTGATCAAGGTCTTCGTCCAGATCGAGCTGGGGCGATACTCGCTATCGTCGGGTTTGCCCACGCTGACGGCCTTGAATGCGTTGCCAGGTCCCCGCTTCGGCGCCCATTGGCTGGTGTGGTGGTGGTTCATCATGCTCTTGATCACGGTGTTCCAGTTGGGGGCCATGGTCGGGGGCGTCGGCCAGGCGATGAATCTCGCCTTTCCAAACGTCTCGCTGCAACTGGCCGATGGCTGCGAATCGTTGGCCCCGGGCCTGGCCGACATCATTCGCAGCAAGCCGGAGCACCCCTGGGCCGTGCTGACGGCGCTCGCGGCGATCGTGCTGCTCTTGAGCGGCGGCTACAAACGGATCGAACGCGTGACGACGGCACTCGTAGCCGGCGTGACGCTGATCACCGTGGCGTGCGTCGCCATGCTGCCCGGCATGGGCTATCCCGTGGGTTGGAGTGACATCCGCGAAGGCTTCTCGCTGGACGTGCTGGCGCTACCGGCGGCGGCGATCGCCGCGGCCTTCAGCACGTTTGGCATCACAGGAGTTGGGGCCTCGGAATTGTACGCGTATCCGTACTGGTGCCTGGAAAAAGGGTACGCCCGTTTCACGGGGAATTGCTCGCCGTCGCCCGACTGGGCGCGCCGTGCCCACGGCTGGATGCGCGTCATGTACCTCGACGCCTGGTTCAGCATGGTGGTGTTCACCGTCGCGACCGTGTCTTTCTACGTGTTGGGGGCGACAGTCCTTCACCGGCAGGGTCTCGTGCCGGAAAAGTCGCAGATGATCGAGACGCTGTCGAACATGTACGTGCCGACTTTCGGCGCCTGGACGAAGATCGTGTTCCTGATCGGCGTATGGGCCGTGCTGTTCAAGACACTGTATGTGGCCTCGGCCTCGAACAGCCGGTTGACCGCCGACTTTCTCGGCCTCGCCAATTTCGTGAGTTACACCACCGACGCCGATCGCGACCGCTGGATTCGCCGCTGCTGCATCGCGTATCCCGCGCTCGGTATGATCTTCTATCTGTGGTGGCGCGATCCGAAGGGGATGGTGATCTTGGGCGGATTCGTGCAGGCGGCGACATTACCCATCATTTCCGCCGCAACGATCTTCATGCGCTATCGCCGCACGGACCCGCGACTGGCGCCCTCGAAGCTGTGGGACGCCTGTTTGTGGCTGGCCCTGGTGACGATCACCGCCGTCGCGATGTACGCCGTGCCGTATTGGGCGATCTATGATTTCTGGCCCGCAGTGTCGGGTTGGTTCTCGCCGGGCACGTGAGGCGCTGCAGCCGCTGCCGCGCAGCGATAACTATTAGCCCAAAGTGCCGGCGAGGGGGCAACGATAAACGGCGAACCACCCTCGCTGGCGTTTCGGGCTAGTGATGGATTCGATCAAAGTCGCGTTACTACGTCTTGTAATAGATGTCGATCACTTGCCGCAGCATGTCGTGAACGATCGTCTTGTCGGGAATTGCCGCGGCCAGGCCATAGATCGGGGCCATGCCTCCTTCGGCGCCTGGATTCGCCCGGACGTGCTCGACCGATTCCTTCAGATCCTTAACGAAACGCTCGGCCACTCCTGGCTGCGCCTGACGTAGCGTAGTGCTGACGTGAATGGCCGCCGGGTGTTGCAGGCCGGTCAATGCCCACTTGCGGTGCGACATCTGGTCGAGCACTTCGTAGATGTTCAATTCATCCGACGCGAACGAAAAGACAGCGAACGTTTCGCCCAGCAGCTTCAGCTCGGGAATTTCTTCAATCCCCTTCTTCATCACGGCCACGGCATCGAGGATGGCCTTGGCGCTGTTCAGATAGTTGGCTTCGCCCATCGTCACCAGCGATGCCCAGCAAGCGGCGCTTAGACCGCCGGGCCGGCTGCCGGAAAAGGTTGGCGAGTAGTACAAGCCGCCCGGCCAATCGGCGATGGTGAAGAACTGGTGGTGCCGCAACTCGCGACCGCGATACAGGACGACGGACGTTCCTTTGGCCGCGTAGCCGTACTTGTGCGTATCGCACGACATGCTGGTCACGCCGGGCAAGCGGAAATCGAACGCCGGCACGGGATAGCCGAGCTTTTCGGCCCACGGCAGGAAGTAGCCGCCGAGGCAGGCATCGACGTGGCAGCCGACGCCGTGTTTTAGCGCCAGGTCCGAAATCTTGTCCACGGCATCGATCGTGCCATATGGGAAATTCGGCGCTGACGCCACGAGCGCGATTGTGTTGTCCGTGATCGCGGCCGCCACGGCGTTGACGTCGGCGCGGAATTGGTCGTCGAGCGGCACCGGCACGAGCTTGATGTTGAAATACTGCGCCGACTTGTGGAACGCCGCATGGGCCGAACGCGGCACGACGATCTCTGGCTCGGCAATACCGCGCTTCTCGCGGGCGTAATCACGATAGGTCTTCATCGCCAGCAAGATGCTTTCCGATCCGCCCGAGCTGACCGACCCGCAGACGCCGTTTTCCGAGTCGAACGGTTCACCACATGCTTCGGCCGACAGCATGTGCGCGGTCATCGACACGATTTCCGCTTCGAACTTGGCCGCGCTGGGCCATAGGTCCGAGTGCAGTTGATTGGCCTGCGACTGCGTGGCGTAGACGCGATTCATGAATTCGATGTGCGCTTCATCGCCGTGATAGACCGAGCCCGACGCGTATCCCTCGCGCCAGCGACCGGTTTCGGTGGCTTGCAGCTTTTCCATGATCGCCAGCACTTGCTCGCGCGGCAGTCCCGCCTCGGGCAGCCGATTCACGGCCGGCAATTGCTCGCGATACGGATGCATCATTTCATCGAGCGGCTGCAACAGGCCCAGTTCTTCGGCAAGGTTTGACACGGGTTTGTTCTCCGTTTTGTGCAAGGTCGACCGGCGACAGCAATGGCGCGGTCTTGATGATGATTGTTTTGCTTGTTCGTTATTACTCAGAAGCTATTTCGATCCGTTCCAGCGCTTGAAGAGCGCGCGATTGGCTCGATAGGCACGCACGAATTCGCCGAACCAATGATCATACACGGCGCGGTTCTCCAGTCGCGGCGTAAAGACGCGACTGGTTTTCACGATTTTTGGGATGTCGTCGACATTCAGGCGGCCGAGCCCCATCAGGGCCAGGTACGCCGCGCCACGCACGATGGCATGGTTCGGCTCGGCGATCTGGCGGATCGGGCGATCGAAAACGTCGGCCAGGATCTGGCACCACAGTTCCGACTGAGCGCCGCCGCCGCTGAACCGCAATTCGGCGTAGCGCCGGCCGAGAAAGCGCTCTTGCGCCGTCAGCAGCCAGTTGAGATTGTAAGCCACGCCCTCGAGCACCGCACGCAGGGCCTCGGCCCGACCGGTTCGCAAAGTTTGATTCAAAAACCCGCCCCGCATGAAGGCGTCGCCCGTCGGCGGCCCGGCTCCATTCACCCAGGGGAGAAAGATCAATCCGTCGCTGCCGGCCGGCACGTTGGCCGCCAGGCTGAGGGCGTGCTGGTAACGATCAAAGCCCGCGACCGGTTGCAGGTTCGGGTCGTTGGCGAAGAACCAGCGATCGACAAACAATTCCAGGCATTTGCCGGCCGGGCCTTGTTCGGCCACGATCAGGTTCCGTCCGGGAATCGCTGCCGGCATGGTCCCCATGTACGAGCCGATGCTGGTCTTCTTGAACGGGATGTGGCAGGTAAGCCACGATGACGTGCCAATGCACAGGTGGCCGTCGAAATCATGTACCGCGCCCGAACCCACGGCCGCTGCCGAGGTATCGCCACAGCCGACGACAACTTGCACGTGAGAGCCCAATCCCCACTCCGCGGCGGCCGCGGGCAGGATCTTTCCCAGCACCGAAGTGACCGGTACCAGGTCCGGCATTTTTGCCCGGTCGACGCCGGACCACGCCAGCAAACCCGGGTCGTAGTCCACCTTGTTCAGGTCGCGATTGTCCGTCAGCAGGTACGGAAAGATCGTGGCTTGCGTCGCCGCCATGCGTCCCGTCAAACGCATGCCGAGATAATCGGTTGGCTCCAACAGCGCGTGCGTCTGCTGATAAACGTCCGGGCAGCCATGCTTGATGAACAGCACGTGCGCCAGCGCATCGTTGCCGGAATGGACTGGCACACCGCCGGTCAGGCGCAGCCAGCGGACGAGCTTGCGGGCGCCATAGCCGGCGACCTTGATCAGCCCGCCGGTAATTTCGCGCGTGTAGGGGGCGCCGCGCGAGTCCATCCAATGCACGGCCCGCATCAGTGGCTTGCCCGCCCGGTCGACCGGCACGGTTACGGACCATTGGCCGGTGCAGGTGACGCCGATAACGTCCTCGATCGGCGGCCGGGCTACGTCGAGCACCTGGCGCACGCCGTGCGTGCAGGCGCGCCACCAATCCTCAGGATCCTGTTCCACGCCACCGGCGGGAAGGAAATAGGTCTCGATGTGCTCGCGGGCGTGCGCCACCATCTGGCCGTCGTCGGCCACGAGCGCAACTTTCGGGCCGCTCGAACCAAGGTCGATGGCCAGTACGAATTGACGCCGGTCGCTACGGGGCACGAAGGGCTCCTCGCCACGGCCACGTTCGGGCAGGAACAGCCCCAGGCACTGGCCAAGCGGATGAGAATCTTCGCATCGTAGATTTGGCAAAATGGAGAGTCAATTGCCCAAGGCGAATCGCCATTCGGGGTAGTTTTTGGGGCGTGCCGCGTTGGGCCAATCCACCCGTAGCCAACTCGCCGCCGACAGGCGAAAATATGCCTCTACACACTTTTCCGGGGCGGCTAAGATACGGGCGGCGTTTGACGGCGGTGGGAGGACCTGCGTGACACAAGCAGCTGAGAACAAGTCGGGCGCGGCATGCGACGTCGTGATCCGCAATGGCCAATTCTTCGACGGCGCGAACTCGCCGGCGGCCACGGCCGACGTGGCGATTGCCGATGGCAAGGTAAAAGCGGTCGGGCCGCAATTACCCCTGACGGGCCGCCGCGAAATCGATGCCCGCGGCCAGTGGGTGATGCCTGGCATGCTGGACATTCACACCCACTACGATGCCGAGGTCGAGGCCATGCCTGGCCTCGAGGAATCGGTCCGCCACGGCGTGACCACGATCGTGATGGGCAATTGCTCGCTTTCGGCAGCGCTCGGAAAAACCAAGGATATTCTCGACCTGTTCTGCCGCGTCGAAAGCTTGCCGCGCGACGTGCTGTCGCGATGGCTGGGCGATTCGATCCCGTGGAACGGCGTGCGCGAATACTACCAGCACCTCGACCAGTTGCCCGTCGGACCGAACGTGGCTTCGCTGCTGGGGCATTCGAACGTTCGCGCCCACGTGATGGGGATGGAGCGCAGCCTGCAAGTAAGCAAGGCCGAGCCGCAAGAAGTTCGCCAGATGCAAAAGATCGTCGAGGAAGCGATCGACGAGGGCTACCTGGGCCTGTCGATCGACATGCTCCCTTGGCACCGGTTGGATGGCGAGCCGTTCCGCGGCATCTCGGTTCCCTCGCAACACGCGCATCCGAACGAATACCGCCGCCTGGCCGAGCCCGTGCGCGCGAGCGACCGCGTGCTGCAAGCCACGCCGAACGCGCTGACCAAGAGCACCGTCGCCACGCTGGGCATGTTGAGCACGGGCATCGGCCGCAAGCCGCTGCGGACGACGATCGTGGCCGCAATGGACGTCAAGACCAATCGCGCCATCTATAAGATCGCCACGATCGGCGGCACGGTACTGAACAAGTTCTTCCGTGCGAACATCCGCTGGCAAGCGCTAGCGGAGCCGTTTTTGAACTATTGCGACGGCGTGCATACGCCGCTGTTCGAAGAATTCCCAACCGGCGTCAATGCCATCAGCGCAACCTCGTGCGAGCGGAAGCAGATGTTTTCCGACCCGGGCTTTCGCCGCGACTTCCGCCGCGATTGGGAAAGCGCAAGCGCCCGCGT
Protein-coding regions in this window:
- a CDS encoding aminotransferase class V-fold PLP-dependent enzyme; this translates as MSNLAEELGLLQPLDEMMHPYREQLPAVNRLPEAGLPREQVLAIMEKLQATETGRWREGYASGSVYHGDEAHIEFMNRVYATQSQANQLHSDLWPSAAKFEAEIVSMTAHMLSAEACGEPFDSENGVCGSVSSGGSESILLAMKTYRDYAREKRGIAEPEIVVPRSAHAAFHKSAQYFNIKLVPVPLDDQFRADVNAVAAAITDNTIALVASAPNFPYGTIDAVDKISDLALKHGVGCHVDACLGGYFLPWAEKLGYPVPAFDFRLPGVTSMSCDTHKYGYAAKGTSVVLYRGRELRHHQFFTIADWPGGLYYSPTFSGSRPGGLSAACWASLVTMGEANYLNSAKAILDAVAVMKKGIEEIPELKLLGETFAVFSFASDELNIYEVLDQMSHRKWALTGLQHPAAIHVSTTLRQAQPGVAERFVKDLKESVEHVRANPGAEGGMAPIYGLAAAIPDKTIVHDMLRQVIDIYYKT
- a CDS encoding Nramp family divalent metal transporter, producing the protein MEEAKLHDPDALDDANIADPPHNLWSAFRKIGPGIILAGSIIGSGELLLTTALGAKYGFVFLWLILFSCVIKVFVQIELGRYSLSSGLPTLTALNALPGPRFGAHWLVWWWFIMLLITVFQLGAMVGGVGQAMNLAFPNVSLQLADGCESLAPGLADIIRSKPEHPWAVLTALAAIVLLLSGGYKRIERVTTALVAGVTLITVACVAMLPGMGYPVGWSDIREGFSLDVLALPAAAIAAAFSTFGITGVGASELYAYPYWCLEKGYARFTGNCSPSPDWARRAHGWMRVMYLDAWFSMVVFTVATVSFYVLGATVLHRQGLVPEKSQMIETLSNMYVPTFGAWTKIVFLIGVWAVLFKTLYVASASNSRLTADFLGLANFVSYTTDADRDRWIRRCCIAYPALGMIFYLWWRDPKGMVILGGFVQAATLPIISAATIFMRYRRTDPRLAPSKLWDACLWLALVTITAVAMYAVPYWAIYDFWPAVSGWFSPGT
- a CDS encoding amidohydrolase family protein: MTQAAENKSGAACDVVIRNGQFFDGANSPAATADVAIADGKVKAVGPQLPLTGRREIDARGQWVMPGMLDIHTHYDAEVEAMPGLEESVRHGVTTIVMGNCSLSAALGKTKDILDLFCRVESLPRDVLSRWLGDSIPWNGVREYYQHLDQLPVGPNVASLLGHSNVRAHVMGMERSLQVSKAEPQEVRQMQKIVEEAIDEGYLGLSIDMLPWHRLDGEPFRGISVPSQHAHPNEYRRLAEPVRASDRVLQATPNALTKSTVATLGMLSTGIGRKPLRTTIVAAMDVKTNRAIYKIATIGGTVLNKFFRANIRWQALAEPFLNYCDGVHTPLFEEFPTGVNAISATSCERKQMFSDPGFRRDFRRDWESASARVFHRDLADMWIVSSPIPGQEGKSFDELARAEGTEPLEYFMNLLAEHDSAIRWKTVVTNDREEARQFIFAHDTTLPGFNDSGAHARNMAFQDGGLQMLQQVLLNPQLMPIEKAIHKLTGQSAEWLGLDVGVLKPGAQADVIVVDPQKLRTGLGPPIEHYDDRLHGAMRMVKRSDGVVRQVLVNGKVAFEDATFVPEFGRERFGRLLRSQR
- a CDS encoding FGGY-family carbohydrate kinase, translating into MPRSDRRQFVLAIDLGSSGPKVALVADDGQMVAHAREHIETYFLPAGGVEQDPEDWWRACTHGVRQVLDVARPPIEDVIGVTCTGQWSVTVPVDRAGKPLMRAVHWMDSRGAPYTREITGGLIKVAGYGARKLVRWLRLTGGVPVHSGNDALAHVLFIKHGCPDVYQQTHALLEPTDYLGMRLTGRMAATQATIFPYLLTDNRDLNKVDYDPGLLAWSGVDRAKMPDLVPVTSVLGKILPAAAAEWGLGSHVQVVVGCGDTSAAAVGSGAVHDFDGHLCIGTSSWLTCHIPFKKTSIGSYMGTMPAAIPGRNLIVAEQGPAGKCLELFVDRWFFANDPNLQPVAGFDRYQHALSLAANVPAGSDGLIFLPWVNGAGPPTGDAFMRGGFLNQTLRTGRAEALRAVLEGVAYNLNWLLTAQERFLGRRYAELRFSGGGAQSELWCQILADVFDRPIRQIAEPNHAIVRGAAYLALMGLGRLNVDDIPKIVKTSRVFTPRLENRAVYDHWFGEFVRAYRANRALFKRWNGSK